The DNA region CGGACACCCCTCCAGTTTGTACGATACGGAGATCTGGTCAGTCTTCACGCCGCTCCCCGAGCTCGCTCTCCAGTTCTTCGGGGGAGGCATGACGCAGATCCTTGCCTTCGACCAGGTAGACGATATATTCGCCGATATTCTTCGCATGGTCACCGATGCGTTCGAGGGAACGGGCAACCCAGATCGAATCGATGACCCGCCGGGTATTGCGGGGCTCCTCGACGATATAGGTGTAGTACTGGCGCAGGATAGCCTCGTATTCGGCATCGACTTTCTCGTCCTGGCGTATGAGCATGACCGCCACTTCCGGCACCATGCGAACAAAACCGTCCAGGGCATCGCGCAGCATGTGACGCACGGTACCAGCCATGTTCTCCAGTTCCCGGTAGCCCTGGCGCGGACGATCGGCCGCCGAGAGCCGGATCGCCATCCTGGCAATCTTTTCCGCCTCATCGCCAACCCGCTCGAGATCGTTGACCGTCTTGATGATGGCGAGAACCAGCCTCAGGTCGCTGGCAGTCGGTTGCCGACGGGCCAGGATCATGGTGCAGCGCTCATCGATCTGCTTTTCCATATCATTGATACGGTCATCGACTTCGATAACATGCTCGGCGAGCCCGGAATCACCGTCGACCAAGGCCCGGATCGCATCACCGACCATCTCCTCGGCCAGCCCCCCCATGCTCATCACACTCTGGCGCAACTCCTCCAGCTCCTGATTGAACTGACGGGAAATATGTTTATCAAGATGCAGCTTATCCATAACACAGTCCTCTGTGGGGGTGACTTCGGTTACCGTTTGGTGTTGAAGGTGGCGTAACGGGGTAGGTGTTAAGTGTTAAGTGTTAAGTGGCGAGGAGTAGACTCCCGACTCAACACCTAACACCTAACACCTAACACCTAACACCTAAAGCCACCTTAAACACCACCCTCGCTACTTCACACTTCACCCCAACCTCATCCATAACGACCAGTGATATAATCCTCGGTCGCTTTTCTGGATGGGTTGGTGAACAGCTTTGCGGTATCCTCATATTCGATCAGTTCGCCCAGATACATATAGGCAGTAAAGTCAGATACTCGAGCAGCCTGTTGCATATTATGTGTCACGATAACGATCGTATAGGTTTCTTTCAGGTCAATGATCAGCTCTTCGACCTTGGCCGTGGAGATCGGGTCCAGCGCCGAGCAGGGCTCATCCAGCAGGATGACTTCGGGCTCGATGGCAATGGCACGGGCGATGACCAGGCGCTGCTGCTGACCGCCGGAGAGACCGAAGGCATTGTCATTGAGCCTATCCTTGACCTCATCCCATAACGCAGCTCGCTTCAGCGAGTTCTCGACCACATCATCCAACATGCGCCGGTTCTTTACGCCTTGAAGCCTGAGGCCATATGCGATGTTCTCGTAGATTGACTTCGGGAACGGATTGGGCTTCTGAAACACCATACCGACCTTGCGGCGCAATTCGGGCACATCAATGGCGGGGTCATAGATATCTTGACCATCAATTCGAATCTCACCGGTGATCCGGCAGATATCAATCAGGTCATTCATGCGATTGAAGCATCTAAGCAATGTCGATTTACCGCAGCCCGACGGACCAATAAAGGCCGTCACTCGCTTGCTGGCAATATCCATGTTGATATTCTTGAGGGCCTGCGACTCACCGTAATACAGGTTGAGATCCCGCACGTTCATGGAAATCTCTTCATGACGCAGATTCAGTTGCTTGCGCTTCGCATCATCGGGCAATCCGGCACTTGCCAGTGGGGCACCCTGTCGTTTCTGTTCCATCATCTTAATCACTCTCACTCTTGTACTTTTCCCGCAAACGGTTGCGGATGGCAATGGCGGTCAGGTTCAACACCAGAATCAGCCCCACCAGCACTAGCGCGGTCGCATAGACCAGCGGCCGGGCCGCTTCGGCATTGGGACTCTGGAAACCTACATCGTAGATGTGAAAACCCAGATGCATGATGCGTCGTTCCAGATGGATATACGGGAACTGCCCATCCACCGGCAGGTTGGGCGCGAGCTTGACCACACCCACCAGCATCAGCGGCGCCACTTCGCCAGCGGCTCGCGCAACCGCCAGAATCAGGCCGGTCATCATGGCGGGGGTCGAGACCGGCACGATCACTTTCCACAAGGTCTCGGCCTTGGTCGCACCCAGTGCCAGCGAGCCCTCTCGCATGGCCTTGGGAATGCGCGTCAGACCTTCCTCGGTCGATACGATCACCACCGGCAGGGTCAGCAGGGCCAGTGTCAGCGATGCCCAGATCAGCGCGGGTGAGCCGAAGGTGGGAGCAGGCAGCGCTTCGGGATAGAAGAGTTGATCAATGTTTCCACCCAGAAAATAGACGAAGAAACCCAGCCCGAACACACCGAACACGATCGAAGGCACACCGGCCAGATTGTTGACCGAGATACGCACAATTCGGGTGATCGGGCCCTGCTTGGCATACTCGCGAAGATAAATCGCGGCGAGCACACCGAAGGGAGTGACCACGATGGACATGATGAGGACCATCATCACGGTGCCGAAGATGGCCGGGAAGATACCGCCCTCGGTGTTGGCTTCACGCGGGTAGCCGCTCATGAAGCCCCACAGACGCGAACCGTATTCAGCCAGTTTGTCACCCACCGACATGGTGTTGGCACGCGTTGCCCGAACCACCTGGGACAGACTGATGGTTCGCTCCTCGCCATCGGCGGTCAGCGCCACCAGGGAATCACGCCGCGCACGGGCGCGCAGCTCGAGTAATTCGGCATGCAGCTCCTGGTACTCCTCGTTGAGTCGGGCCACCTCGGCGATGCTCTGCGCCACGATATCGGCCCGTTCGTCGTCGCTGAGGCGGTCATTGAGTTCGGCGCGCCGCTGGGCCAGGCGTTCCTGCTCGATCAGGTAGTTGATCCGGCCAATCTCGTAGCGCTCCATGCGCACGGTCTCCTGGACCAGCGATGTGCTTCGTTCCAGTCGTTCCTTGAGTTCCTCGAAAGCTGTCTCGCCTTCGGCAACAACTTCCCCATCTTCCTTGATCGAAACCAGGTAACCGAAAAAGTTGCCCCACTCCTGGCGCTCGAGCATGATGGCGTTTTCGGGGTAGCGGAACTCCGAGAGCAGATCCTCGACGAACCACTCGAAGTCCTGTCCCGTGACGTCGCGATTGCCCAGGTGGAAGAGGTAGCGCGTCACCACTTCCTGGTCTTCGGGCACCTCGACACCGGACTCGCGCACGGCCTGGGCCGTGACCGTTTCCACGGTACGGATCGACCCCAGAATGACACGCTCTTCACCGTCGACGGTGTGCGTGGCCTCTACGATCGGCGGCTGCCAGAAATGACCCAGCCCGCGCGCACCGATCAGCAGCAACAGACCAAGCACCATCACCACGCTGATGCTGACCGCACCACCGATCAGCCAGATCCACGGATCGCCGCTTTGGAACCACTTACGCATTGCTCGCCTCCGGCTCGCAGGTGAAAGGTGAAAGGTGAAAGGTGAAAGGTGGCAAGCAAATGGATGGAGATATCTTTTCCCGTTTACCTTTTACCTTTTTACCTTTCACCCACACCACCATTGATTCAAAACTCATTGTCTGAGTAAGCCGACTCATTGGTCTATGCCCCCTCACAACGACGAATACTTCGCCCGCAGTCGTTGGCGCACGACTTCGGCGATGGTGTTAAGAATGAAGGTAAAGCCGAACAGCACCAGGGCCGCCAGGAACAGCAGGCGGTAATGCGTTCCGCCGACGGCGGCCTCGGGCATTTCCACGGCGATATTGGCCGAGAGGGTGCGCATACCCTCAAAGATGTTGAAATTGACCACCGGCGAGTTGCCGGTAGCCATGAGAACAATCATGGTCTCGCCAACCGCGCGGCCGAACCCGATCATCACCGCCGAGAAGATACCGGGGCTGGCGGTCAGAATCACCACTCCGATGACTGTCTGCCAGGGTGTGGCACCCAAAGCCAGAGAACCCTGGGTCAGGTGCTTCGGCACATTGAATACCGCATCCTCGGCAATCGAGAAGATGGTCGGGATGACGGCAAAGCCCATCGCGACACCGACGACCAGGGCATTGCGCTGGTCATAGGTGATGCCCACATCGGTAAACCACTGGCGCATGGATCCGTCGAAGAACCAAACTTCGATCAAGGGGCTCAGGGTCACGCACAGCCAGCCGGTGAACAGCACCACCGGAATCAGAATGGCCGCCTCCCAGCCGGGCGGAATCCTGTTCCGGAATGTTTGCGGCAGGCTTGACCACAGCCAGGCCGTGGTGATCATGAACAGTGGCATCAGGACCAGGATGGAAAATGCCGCCGGGAGGTGGTTCTCCACGAACGGCGCCATCCACAGACCGGCCAGAAAACCGAGAATCACGGTCGGCAGAGCTTCCATGACCTCGATGGTCGGCTTGACAAAACCACGCATCTTCGGGCTCATGAAATAGGCGGTGTAGATCGCACCGAAAATGGCCAGCGGCATGGCGAACAGCATGGCGTAGAAGGCCGCCTTGAGGGTGCCAACCGACAGCGGCACCAGCGAGAACTTGGGCTCGAACTCGTCGGTAGCCGAAGATGACTGCCACACGTAGTCTCGCTGCGAGCGCCCTTCATACCAGACTTTGTTCCACAACGCCTTCCATGACGACTCGGGGTGCCGGTTCCACATATCGGCGTAGTGAATCTGGCCCGTGCCATCGGTCCACATCAAGCCGTTGTTGCGGGGTGCCACGGCGATGTTCTCGATCGGATTGTCGCTGACCTGCTTCTGCATCAGGGTGCTGGCCGAGGTGCCGTAGTGCACACCGATTGTTCCTTCCGCGTCGCCGACGACAAAACCCTTCCGGGAATACTCGGGGAAAATGGCCGTGATTGCTCCGGGGTGTTGACGAAACTCGCGGATGCGTGTGATTCGCCCAATGTTGTCATCGTCACGCACAAGGAAGTACTGGGCGACACTGCCATCGGAACCACCAACGATGACCGACACCGTGCCAAGCAGATACTCCAGCGCGGTCACGCTGGCCAGATCCCCTTCAATGACCCGGCGGCTGTCGCGCAGCACGGCCTGTTCGGGCTCGCTGATGTCGTAGAAGTGCAGGAATCCCTGGGCATCGCCGATGAGCAGGTTGCGCATGGTGATGTCGATCAGGATGCGCGTTGGCGCGGCGGGCGGAGCCGGCAGTTCGTACTGGCTGGGCACAAATTCGGTTTCGCCGGTCATGAGGGAGCGCCGGCTGGTAAAGCGGGTCAGCAGCAGACGGCCATCGGCCGTGTAGGCAACGATACCGATGCCCCGATCGCCCCGCTGGACGGCGATCACGTTGAGCGGCTGGCCCTGTTCGTCGATGGTGATGACCGGGTCTTCGACCGGAAAGGTCAGTTTGGGCGTCACCAGCCGTACGTCATCGGGGTAGCTCAGGTCGTAATCGTGTCGGACCAGCGCCAGTCGGCCGTTGTCGAGGCCGTAGGCAGCGATACCGGTGCGTGGCTCGGCCGAGGCGAAACTGACCACATTCCCGCCTTCGAAATCGATGACCTGCTGTCTCAGCCGGCGATCCTCGGTGGGGTCGAAAAACGAAACAGTACCGTCCTCGGCAAAACGCACGGCCGCTTCGCGATAGCGCTCCATGGCGATGAAGCGGGTCGGCGCGTCGCTCCCCGGCACCTCGTAGCTGACCGGGGACTCGATGCTGGCGTTTCGCAGTAGTGGCGTGACCTCGGCAAAAAGAAACACGAAGATCAGGGTCAGCGAGATCACAACGCCAAAGCCCGCGCCCGAAACCAGGAAGCGGGTCAGCAGATCCTTGAAGTGGCGCAGCTTGCGCAGACGCGCACGACGATCGGAATCGGGGAGCAGATCGCTGGCCGAGGCGGTGGCCGCTGCAGTGTTCGTGGTCGACATCGATTAATTCCTGGTTGAGCCGATACGTGTCAGGGGCGCAGTTTATGAATGCAATATGTCAGGGGTGTGACAGGTGACCGCGGGATATCGGGTGCCGCTGGGCCGGTCGACTCCATCGGCCTGGATAGAGCGTCAATCGAATGCGGGCGTTGGTGTGCCACCGAAATCGCGCATGTGGCCTGGAAAACGCCTTGACCTCGATTCACGAAATGATCGCGGACGGTACGGCTTGTTATTTGGCAGATTCCGGAAGTCGCCCAACCCAGCGGCACCCGACACCCCACGGTTTGAAAGTATGGTGGTTTTTGGTGAGGCTTCGATTCGAGGTGGGTGAGGCTGGCTAGAATCATGGACTTACATCATTCGAGATCTTGATAACAAACACCCCGCACTCGGCGGGGTGTTTGCGGAGAGTCCGCGCGAAAGCGGGATGGAACTCAGTCGATTCCCAGCTCGTTGCGGAAGCGCTCGGCAACCGATGCAGGCAGCGGAATGTAGCCGTCACGGACAACCACTTCCTGGCCCTGACGCGAGAGCACCAGGCGCATGAACTCACGTTCCAGCGGGTTCAGATCGCGGTTCGGGTGCTTGTTGACCGTCACGTACAGGAACCGGGCCAGCGGGTAGGAACCATCGGCAGCCGTTTCTCCAGAAGGCTCGACCGGCGGATTGCCCACAGCGATGGCACGTACGCCGGACGTGGCGTAACCAATGCCGGAGTAGCCGATACCGTTGATCGACTCGGCCACACCCTGCACCACCGAGGAGGAACCCGGCTGCTCGTTGATGGCGTCCTTGAAGTCGCCGTCGCACAGGGCGTGCTGGCGGAAGTAGCCGTAGGTGCCCGACACTGCGTTGCGCGAGTACAGGGTGATATCGCGATTGGCCCAGGCGCCTTCCAGGCCGAGCTGGCCCCAGCGAGTGATGTCTTCGTCACCACCGCAACGACGGGTCGAGGAGAAGACGGCATCGACTTCTTCAATGGTCATGCCTTCGATCGGGTTGTCACGGTTGACATACACGGCGATAGTGTCGATACCGACGCCGACCACGGTCATCGGGTAGCCGTGGCGCTCCTCGAAGGAGGCCTGCTCGCTGTCACGGGGCTGGCGGCTCATCGGGCCGAAGTTGGCGGTACCTTCGGCCATGGCCGGCGGCGCAGTCGAGGTGCCGGCACCCTGGATCTCCACGTTGACGTTGGGGTAGAAGTTCTGGAACTCCTCGGCCCACAGCGTCATCAGGTTGTTGAGGGTGTCGGAACCGATCGACGAGAGGTTGCCGGAAATACCGGAAACCGGCTCATACTCGGGCAGGTCGGGATCGACGTCGGCGAAGGCCGTCGAGGCGGCCAGGGCGGCACTGATTGCAGCAGCGGTAATAAGCTTTTTCATGTTGCTAATCTCCATTTTTCCTTGCATGACAAGGCATTTCAGGTTGTGGAAAACACTCTAAAAGGTACAGATGACACTTGAATGACGCCGGGGATAAGTTTCAGCCCCGGCCGTCAAAATACTCAGAAGTCGAATCGCAGACCCAGCGACAAGCCAGAGGCTGTTTCGCCGAAGCTGCCAGGCGTACCCGTAGTGCGCGCCTGACTCCAGGGATTCAGGTTGGCGTTGTCGTCGTTGGAAACCATGGCGTAGTTGGCATAGATTCTCAGCTGGCTTGCCAGTCGATGCTCTATACCAACGGCGAGGAGGTTCGAATCACCATCGTCAATATCCGCCGAACGAATCAGATAATGGCCCTTGAGCAGCGTCTGCTCAGTCATCCGAAAACTGGCACCAAAGCCGAACACATCGCTATCGAATGTGTCGTCATCATGATCAATGGTCTGGTAAAAGCCGACCAGGTTGGCATTGCCCAGGTCATATCCGAGAGCGAAGCGAATAGCATCGCGACCGCCGCGGCTACGATTGGAGTCAAAATTCTCGTACGCCAGCGCCAGGTCAAAGTTTCCTTCCTGCCAGGTCACAGAAGTACTGAACGCGTCATCGCTGCCATCGGCGGAAGCGTCTCCACCCTCATGAAGTGAATAGGCCAGATTGAACTGCACGCCGCTCATGCTCGGTGTCTGATAATGCATGGTGTTCGGCATGCGTTCATCGAAGCGGCCGTCGTATGCACGCGTCAGGTTACGCATGTCGCCGAGTTGATCTCCAAAAAGGTTGGCGGGGCCACGGGCACGCTTGAAGGGGGTATCGAACTTGCCGAACCGCACCATGCCGAAGTCACCGCGGATGCCGGCGAAGGTGTCGCGGCTGGCCCAGCTCGAACCGCTGTCACTGTAGTCGATCTCCTGCTCGATCTGCATGATGCCGATGATTCCGTCGAAATCACGCTGAGCCCGAAAACCAAGCCTTGAAGAGTTGCTCGAGGCATTGAATTCGGAATAGTCGGCTCCATCATCGAGAAAATCGACCGACACGTTGGCACGGCCATACAGCGTGATCTCGTCTTCGGCCATGGCGACCGCCGGCAGTGCGGCCAGAATAGCCACGGGGAGCAAGGCTTTCTTCATCACTTTTAATCTCCAGTCTTCAGGTTCTGCATTAAGT from Wenzhouxiangella sp. AB-CW3 includes:
- a CDS encoding PstS family phosphate ABC transporter substrate-binding protein yields the protein MKKLITAAAISAALAASTAFADVDPDLPEYEPVSGISGNLSSIGSDTLNNLMTLWAEEFQNFYPNVNVEIQGAGTSTAPPAMAEGTANFGPMSRQPRDSEQASFEERHGYPMTVVGVGIDTIAVYVNRDNPIEGMTIEEVDAVFSSTRRCGGDEDITRWGQLGLEGAWANRDITLYSRNAVSGTYGYFRQHALCDGDFKDAINEQPGSSSVVQGVAESINGIGYSGIGYATSGVRAIAVGNPPVEPSGETAADGSYPLARFLYVTVNKHPNRDLNPLEREFMRLVLSRQGQEVVVRDGYIPLPASVAERFRNELGID
- a CDS encoding porin, giving the protein MKKALLPVAILAALPAVAMAEDEITLYGRANVSVDFLDDGADYSEFNASSNSSRLGFRAQRDFDGIIGIMQIEQEIDYSDSGSSWASRDTFAGIRGDFGMVRFGKFDTPFKRARGPANLFGDQLGDMRNLTRAYDGRFDERMPNTMHYQTPSMSGVQFNLAYSLHEGGDASADGSDDAFSTSVTWQEGNFDLALAYENFDSNRSRGGRDAIRFALGYDLGNANLVGFYQTIDHDDDTFDSDVFGFGASFRMTEQTLLKGHYLIRSADIDDGDSNLLAVGIEHRLASQLRIYANYAMVSNDDNANLNPWSQARTTGTPGSFGETASGLSLGLRFDF
- a CDS encoding ABC transporter permease subunit, whose product is MSTTNTAAATASASDLLPDSDRRARLRKLRHFKDLLTRFLVSGAGFGVVISLTLIFVFLFAEVTPLLRNASIESPVSYEVPGSDAPTRFIAMERYREAAVRFAEDGTVSFFDPTEDRRLRQQVIDFEGGNVVSFASAEPRTGIAAYGLDNGRLALVRHDYDLSYPDDVRLVTPKLTFPVEDPVITIDEQGQPLNVIAVQRGDRGIGIVAYTADGRLLLTRFTSRRSLMTGETEFVPSQYELPAPPAAPTRILIDITMRNLLIGDAQGFLHFYDISEPEQAVLRDSRRVIEGDLASVTALEYLLGTVSVIVGGSDGSVAQYFLVRDDDNIGRITRIREFRQHPGAITAIFPEYSRKGFVVGDAEGTIGVHYGTSASTLMQKQVSDNPIENIAVAPRNNGLMWTDGTGQIHYADMWNRHPESSWKALWNKVWYEGRSQRDYVWQSSSATDEFEPKFSLVPLSVGTLKAAFYAMLFAMPLAIFGAIYTAYFMSPKMRGFVKPTIEVMEALPTVILGFLAGLWMAPFVENHLPAAFSILVLMPLFMITTAWLWSSLPQTFRNRIPPGWEAAILIPVVLFTGWLCVTLSPLIEVWFFDGSMRQWFTDVGITYDQRNALVVGVAMGFAVIPTIFSIAEDAVFNVPKHLTQGSLALGATPWQTVIGVVILTASPGIFSAVMIGFGRAVGETMIVLMATGNSPVVNFNIFEGMRTLSANIAVEMPEAAVGGTHYRLLFLAALVLFGFTFILNTIAEVVRQRLRAKYSSL
- the pstA gene encoding phosphate ABC transporter permease PstA: MRKWFQSGDPWIWLIGGAVSISVVMVLGLLLLIGARGLGHFWQPPIVEATHTVDGEERVILGSIRTVETVTAQAVRESGVEVPEDQEVVTRYLFHLGNRDVTGQDFEWFVEDLLSEFRYPENAIMLERQEWGNFFGYLVSIKEDGEVVAEGETAFEELKERLERSTSLVQETVRMERYEIGRINYLIEQERLAQRRAELNDRLSDDERADIVAQSIAEVARLNEEYQELHAELLELRARARRDSLVALTADGEERTISLSQVVRATRANTMSVGDKLAEYGSRLWGFMSGYPREANTEGGIFPAIFGTVMMVLIMSIVVTPFGVLAAIYLREYAKQGPITRIVRISVNNLAGVPSIVFGVFGLGFFVYFLGGNIDQLFYPEALPAPTFGSPALIWASLTLALLTLPVVIVSTEEGLTRIPKAMREGSLALGATKAETLWKVIVPVSTPAMMTGLILAVARAAGEVAPLMLVGVVKLAPNLPVDGQFPYIHLERRIMHLGFHIYDVGFQSPNAEAARPLVYATALVLVGLILVLNLTAIAIRNRLREKYKSESD
- the pstB gene encoding phosphate ABC transporter ATP-binding protein PstB, whose protein sequence is MEQKRQGAPLASAGLPDDAKRKQLNLRHEEISMNVRDLNLYYGESQALKNINMDIASKRVTAFIGPSGCGKSTLLRCFNRMNDLIDICRITGEIRIDGQDIYDPAIDVPELRRKVGMVFQKPNPFPKSIYENIAYGLRLQGVKNRRMLDDVVENSLKRAALWDEVKDRLNDNAFGLSGGQQQRLVIARAIAIEPEVILLDEPCSALDPISTAKVEELIIDLKETYTIVIVTHNMQQAARVSDFTAYMYLGELIEYEDTAKLFTNPSRKATEDYITGRYG
- the phoU gene encoding phosphate signaling complex protein PhoU, translating into MDKLHLDKHISRQFNQELEELRQSVMSMGGLAEEMVGDAIRALVDGDSGLAEHVIEVDDRINDMEKQIDERCTMILARRQPTASDLRLVLAIIKTVNDLERVGDEAEKIARMAIRLSAADRPRQGYRELENMAGTVRHMLRDALDGFVRMVPEVAVMLIRQDEKVDAEYEAILRQYYTYIVEEPRNTRRVIDSIWVARSLERIGDHAKNIGEYIVYLVEGKDLRHASPEELESELGERRED